One region of Glycine max cultivar Williams 82 chromosome 9, Glycine_max_v4.0, whole genome shotgun sequence genomic DNA includes:
- the LOC100305724 gene encoding Monothiol glutaredoxin-S14, chloroplastic-like produces MSWCYCAKPMTLQLPLQPRASSSFHSHVGGVTVTSSTLSLRLSSTLVFTHNLHFQPKLKRASTTVRCSSALTPQLKSTLDQVIASNKVVVFMKGTKDFPQCGFSNTVVQILKSLNVPFETINVLENDLLRQGLKEYSSWPTFPQVYIEGEFFGGCDITVDAYQKGELQELLEKAMLS; encoded by the exons ATGTCGTGGTGTTACTGCGCTAAGCCTATGACTTTGCAGTTGCCGTTGCAACCAAGAGcatcatcatcattccattccCACGTTGGAGGAGTAACAGTAACATCCTCAACACTGTCTCTTCGACTCTCTTCTACTCTTGTTTTCACCCACAACCTCCACTTCCAACCCAAACTCAAACGCGCTTCCACAACCGTTCGATGCTCCTCGG CATTGACTCCTCAATTGAAGTCTACCTTGGATCAAGTTATTGCTTCAAATAAAGTAGTTGTGTTTATGAAGGGAACTAAAGATTTTCCACAGTGTGGATTCTCAAACACAGTGGTGCAAATATTGAAGTCTCTAAATGTGCCTTTTGAAACCATAAACGTGCTTGAAAATGACTTGTTGCGCCAAGGGCTGAAGGAGTACTCCAGTTGGCCTACCTTTCCTCAAGTCTACATAGAAGGAGAGTTTTTTGGTGGCTGTGATATCACTGTTG ATGCATATCAGAAGGGGGAATTGCAGGAGCTGTTGGAGAAGGCAATGTTGTCCTGA
- the LOC100815316 gene encoding uncharacterized protein, with protein MATCPANSFNFNTTLCACTPGHVLQHVRNTCVLYEGNSTILTDTGVDYYALSFPETLFAFDRIKKFTQSQAVFLEATLVMLLSWLLFCVFLRCTKLGDGRNVWFKIRWWISRLDICFATRHWLDDQKVVTKRKTELGGAFSIASWILFIGLFAALLYQIISKRSIEVHNVRATNGQELASYFNDMEFNITTVSSMSCANLRNLGNVVTGNPGFIDQRVVPLSTLANYSCYNSSTGPTVVFKCKNCKVIYDHMYISWQFVDLPNNPATAVGFEFKLTSMDIAKKHVSFVSGTLKNGSNFDNSPVTFRGKQSNILKFNLFPRIYHNLHELKLIQPLFHEFLPGSASRDTNELRASLESSTDGLVNTTLFINFLSDYVVEIDKENILGPVSFLADLGGLYCISIGIFFYLLIQCEYRIKKLRNEDSIMRRIRNRRKAQEHWDKLRKYVMYTYGCPTIEDNYNSTGKETDCGGCMLHSIRGSGSSRKRRLKSRKDSISLYQKPSLPDIKSVSCKPLGSTNDSKLHSENMTKQQNAGSCKDSPQSQSQESSIIDDNFIPPLPSLEIKGGSEMDLSDIQKNLKNLYEYNVMLRNKLLAAQSLLNSSSTGHTSSVNKET; from the exons ATGGCGACGTGCCCTGCGAATTCCTTCAACTTCAACACCACCCTCTGCGCGTGCACCCCCGGTCACGTGCTCCAGCACGTGAGGAACACGTGCGTGCTCTACGAGGGGAATTCAACAATCCTCACCGACACCGGCGTCGACTACTACGCGCTGAGCTTCCCCGAGACGCTCTTCGCGTTCGACAGAATCAAGAAGTTCACGCAGTCGCAGGCGGTGTTCTTGGAAGCCACGCTCGTTATGCTTCTCTCGTGGCTTCTGTTCTGCGTGTTTCTGAGGTGCACGAAGCTCGGTGATGGAAGGAACGTTTGGTTCAAAATCAGGTGGTGGATCAGTAGGTTGGATATTTGCTTCGCCACAAGGCACTGGctg GATGATCAGAAAGTGGTCACTAAACGCAAAACAGAACTTGGTGGAGCTTTCTCCATAGCAAGTTGGATACTAtttattggtttgtttgctGC GTTGCTGTACCAGATCATATCAAAGAGATCAATTGAGGTGCACAATGTAAGAGCAACAAATGGACAAGAGTTAGCCTCTTATTTCAATGACATGGAGTTCAATATAACAACTGTATCTAGTATGAGCTGTGCAAATCTACGTAATCTAGGTAATGTAGTTACTGGGAATCCTGGCTTTATCGACCAAAGAGTTGTTCCTCTGTCGACTTTAGCAAACTACTCTTGTTACAACTCAAGCACGGGGCCAACTGTAGTATTCAAGTGTAAAAATTGCAAGGTCATCTATGATCACATGTACATTTCGTGGCAGTTTGTTGATCTCCCCAATAATCCTGCCACTGCTGTTGGTTTTGAGTTCAAACTCACTTCAATGGATATTGCTAAGAAACATGTGAGTTTTGTTAGTGGAACATTAAAGAATGGAAGCAATTTCGATAATAGCCCGGTTACATTCAGAGGGAAGCaatcaaatattttgaaattcaatttgttcCCTCGAATATATCATAATTTACATGAGCTAAAGCTCATACAGCCTTTATTTCACGAGTTCCTCCCAGGTTCAGCTTCTCGTGATACAAATGAGCTTCGAGCATCCCTTGAAAGTTCTACCGATGGACTAGTCAACACCACATTGTTTATCAATTTTCTCTCTGATTATGTTGTGGAGATCGATAAAGAGAATATTTTGGGTCCTG TGAGCTTCCTTGCGGACCTTGGTGGCTTGTATTGTATTAGCATAGGCATCTTTTTCTACCTGTTGATACAG TGCGAGTATAGGATAAAGAAGCTCAGAAATGAAGATAGCATTATGCGCAGAATTAGAAATCGGCGTAAAGCTCAAGAGCATTGGGACAAA CTGAGGAAATATGTAATGTACACCTACGGCTGTCCTACAATAGAAGACAACTACAATAGCACTGGAAAGGAAACAGATTGTGGTGGATGCATGTTGCATTCAATTCGTGGTAGTGGTTCATCACGTAAACGAAGGCTGAAAAGCAGAAAAGATTCTATAAGTTTGTACCAGAAACCTAGCTTACCTGATATCAAG TCAGTGAGCTGCAAACCGCTTGGATCCACAAATGATTCCAAATTGCATTCAGAGAATATGACAAAGCAGCAGAATGCTGGTTCATGCAAGGATTCCCCTCAGTCTCAGTCTCAAGAATCTTCTATTATTGATGATAACTTCATTCCTCCTCTACCTTCACTAG aAATTAAAGGTGGCTCTGAAATGGACTTGTCCGATATTCAGAAGAATCTAAAAAATTTGTACGAGTATAATGTCATGCTAAGGAACAAATTATTAGCTGCACAATCTCTGCTCAATTCTTCCTCAACTGGGCACACTTCTTCAGTAAACAAGGAAACTTAG
- the LOC100790345 gene encoding Flavin mononucleotide hydrolase 1, chloroplastic-like (The RefSeq protein has 1 substitution compared to this genomic sequence), with protein sequence MVLMGGVGVPSISICCLFQTRPTRHLCLKFRLKPSLSHSITSMALTNNNNTNTNERKLPILLFDIMDTLVRDPFYQDVPAFFGMSLKELIDCKHPTAWIEFKKGLIDEMELARKFFKDGRDFDLEGLKSCMRSGYSYIEGSEQLLLSLKQNNYEMHAFTNYPIWYQLIEDKLKLSKYLSWTFCSWAFGKRKPDTEFYKEVVRHLKVDPTNCIFVDDRQKNVEAAIEVGIRGVHFQNVNSLCEKLSLMGIDISTDEDI encoded by the exons ATGGTGTTAATGGGAGGAGTTGGAGTACCCTCAATCTCAATCTGTTGTTTGTTCCAAACAAGACCCACCAGACATTTGtgtctcaaattcagattgaaACCTTCGCTTTCACATTCAATCACTAGCATGGCAttgaccaacaacaacaacaccaacaccaacGAAAGGAAGCTTCCGATTCTGCTGTTTGATATCATGGACACCCTTGTTCGTGACCCATTCTACCAAGATGTCCCTGCCTTCTTCGGAATGTCTTTGAAGGAACTCATAGATTGCAAGCACCCCACTGCTTGGATTGAGTTTGAAAAGGGTCTAATTGACGAG ATGGAGCTAGCAAGAAAATTTTTTAAGGATGGAAGGGATTTTGATTTGGAAG GCCTAAAATCTTGCATGAGAAGTGGATATTCGTACATAGAAGGCAGCGAACAGTTGCTTCTTTCCTTAAAGCAAAATAACTATGAGATGCATGCTTTTACAAATTATCCTATATG GTACCAGTTGATTGAAGACAAGTTAAAACTATCAAAATATTTATCGTGGACATTTTGTTCGTGGGCATTTG GAAAGAGGAAGCCTGATACTGAATTCTATAAGGAAGTCGTAAGGCATCTTAAAGTTGACCCAACAAATTGTATTTTCGTAGATGACAG GCAAAAAAATGTGGAGGCAGCAATTGAAGTTGGCATCAGAGGGGTACATTTCCAGAATGTCAATTCACTGTGTGAAAAACTGTCACTGATGGGGATTGACATCTCAACAGATGAAGATATATag